One stretch of Halalkalicoccus subterraneus DNA includes these proteins:
- a CDS encoding NAD(P)/FAD-dependent oxidoreductase codes for MHVVVIGGGIIGLASAYELAERGVRVTVLEKGSLGGGSTGRSAGGIRGQFSTPVNVELSRASFVIWDRFEETFGVDIAHRRVGYLFLAREPETADRLRETVAMQNAHGTSSEYLDPEAAREHCDGLRTEAFLGASYSPEDGFADPNLAVQGYARAAREAGAEIRTKTAVEGVHRDGGRVIGVTAGGRIDADYVVNAAGAWARRVGKLAGVELPVTPKRRRMVIVDPEEPVPETDPLTVDLDVGSYFRPEREGAALVGGQFGADPAADPERYRKGIETDWAAGVVERAGEMARYFGPETRIKRGWAGLYAVTPDNHPIIEETVPGLVSAVGFSGHGFMHAPATGKLVTELIREGEASLVDIGSLKSDRFGDERSEERNVV; via the coding sequence ATGCACGTCGTCGTGATCGGGGGCGGGATCATCGGCCTCGCGAGCGCCTACGAACTCGCCGAACGGGGTGTTCGCGTCACCGTCCTCGAGAAGGGGTCGCTGGGCGGAGGCAGCACGGGCCGGTCGGCCGGCGGGATCCGCGGTCAGTTCTCGACGCCCGTCAACGTCGAGCTCTCGCGGGCGAGTTTCGTGATCTGGGACCGCTTCGAGGAGACCTTCGGCGTCGACATCGCCCACCGTCGGGTCGGGTACCTGTTTCTCGCGCGCGAACCGGAGACCGCGGACCGGCTACGCGAGACCGTCGCCATGCAGAACGCCCATGGAACGTCGAGCGAGTACCTCGACCCCGAAGCGGCCCGCGAACACTGTGACGGACTCCGTACGGAGGCGTTCCTCGGTGCGAGCTACTCGCCCGAGGACGGCTTTGCGGACCCGAACCTCGCCGTGCAGGGCTACGCGCGGGCGGCCCGCGAGGCCGGCGCCGAGATCCGGACGAAGACCGCAGTCGAGGGGGTTCACCGCGACGGCGGGCGGGTGATCGGCGTCACGGCGGGCGGACGGATCGACGCCGACTACGTGGTCAACGCCGCCGGCGCGTGGGCACGACGGGTGGGAAAGCTAGCCGGCGTCGAGCTACCGGTCACGCCAAAGCGCCGCCGGATGGTGATCGTCGACCCCGAGGAGCCGGTTCCCGAAACAGATCCGCTGACGGTCGACCTCGACGTCGGGTCGTACTTCCGGCCCGAGCGGGAGGGCGCAGCGCTGGTCGGCGGGCAGTTCGGCGCGGATCCGGCGGCCGACCCCGAACGCTACCGAAAGGGGATCGAAACCGACTGGGCCGCAGGCGTGGTCGAGCGCGCGGGGGAGATGGCTCGCTACTTCGGACCCGAAACCCGGATCAAACGGGGGTGGGCCGGGCTGTACGCCGTGACGCCGGACAACCACCCGATCATCGAGGAGACGGTTCCTGGATTGGTCAGTGCCGTCGGCTTCTCGGGACATGGGTTCATGCACGCGCCCGCGACCGGGAAACTGGTCACGGAGCTGATCCGTGAGGGCGAGGCCTCGCTCGTGGACATCGGTTCGCTGAAAAGCGATCGGTTCGGGGACGAACGCTCGGA